In Providencia rettgeri, the following proteins share a genomic window:
- a CDS encoding L,D-transpeptidase family protein — MKLSKFFSAIFLFTLIYSPAIQASNYSFLLNNNVSDNLNTSIFIQIFKQEGLLELYQKTPSGKYELSKTYPICKFSGGLGPKKIEGDLKSPEGFYQITAEQLNPNSRYYRSINIGFPNEFDKAQGYNGSYLMIHGSCVSVGCYAMTDKYMGEIYQRVETALLSGQPVINVSIYPFRMTNENMLRYRNSSHYSFWKQLQPAYDYFNRTGRPAEVSVAFGKYAVIDQTETPTKLLGSKSQYALTKIE; from the coding sequence ATGAAATTAAGTAAATTTTTTAGTGCAATTTTCTTATTTACACTCATATATTCCCCTGCTATTCAGGCGAGTAACTATTCATTTCTACTTAACAATAACGTATCTGATAACCTAAACACATCTATTTTTATTCAAATATTTAAGCAAGAAGGTTTATTAGAACTCTATCAAAAAACGCCATCAGGAAAATATGAGTTATCGAAAACGTACCCAATTTGTAAATTTTCAGGCGGGCTAGGTCCCAAAAAAATTGAGGGTGACCTGAAAAGCCCGGAAGGATTTTATCAAATTACAGCAGAACAGCTCAATCCTAACAGTCGGTATTACCGATCTATCAATATTGGTTTTCCTAATGAGTTTGATAAAGCACAAGGCTATAACGGTAGCTATCTTATGATCCATGGCAGTTGCGTTTCTGTAGGATGTTATGCCATGACGGATAAATATATGGGAGAAATTTACCAAAGAGTAGAAACGGCCCTACTCAGTGGCCAACCTGTCATTAACGTCAGCATTTATCCATTTAGAATGACAAATGAAAATATGCTGCGCTACCGCAATTCCAGCCACTATAGCTTTTGGAAACAACTCCAACCTGCTTACGACTATTTCAACCGTACAGGAAGACCCGCCGAGGTGTCTGTCGCGTTCGGTAAATATGCAGTTATTGACCAAACTGAAACCCCAACAAAATTGTTAGGGTCTAAATCACAATATGCGCTCACCAAGATAGAATAA
- a CDS encoding Na(+)-translocating NADH-quinone reductase subunit C translates to MANEKPMNNDSVGRTFLVVFILCLVCSIVVAGAAVGLKPQQQEQIQLDTQRNILSVAGLLQPKMTAEEVQNVYKERIEPKLLNFKTNELSDSTSRYDLNSELRSEETSIALSPAEDIAKIRRRANSAEIYLVKDEAGKISQIILPVYGSGLWSVMYAFIAVDADGVTSRGITYYAHGETPGLGGEVDNPQWKAQWPGKKLFNEQGIPAIKIVRGGATDNPYGIDGLSGATLTSNGIQHMFDFWLGDNGFGPFLKKVREGALNNG, encoded by the coding sequence GTGGCTAATGAAAAACCAATGAATAACGATAGCGTCGGCAGAACATTTCTAGTTGTTTTTATTCTTTGTCTAGTGTGCTCTATTGTCGTCGCAGGTGCTGCCGTTGGTTTAAAACCACAGCAGCAAGAACAAATTCAGTTAGATACTCAACGTAACATTTTAAGTGTTGCTGGATTGCTACAGCCTAAAATGACCGCTGAGGAAGTTCAAAATGTGTATAAGGAACGCATCGAACCTAAGCTTTTGAATTTTAAAACTAATGAATTATCTGACAGCACTAGCCGTTATGACTTAAATAGCGAGCTACGCAGCGAAGAAACGAGTATTGCACTCTCTCCTGCAGAGGATATTGCAAAAATCCGCCGCCGTGCCAATAGTGCTGAAATCTACTTGGTTAAAGATGAAGCAGGAAAAATATCACAAATTATTTTACCTGTTTATGGCTCTGGTTTGTGGTCTGTCATGTATGCCTTTATTGCGGTAGATGCAGATGGCGTTACCTCTCGTGGTATTACTTACTACGCACATGGTGAAACACCAGGGCTGGGTGGTGAGGTTGATAATCCTCAGTGGAAAGCACAATGGCCAGGTAAAAAACTGTTCAATGAACAGGGGATCCCGGCAATTAAAATCGTGCGCGGTGGTGCTACAGATAACCCATACGGTATCGACGGCCTTTCAGGTGCGACTCTAACATCAAACGGGATCCAACATATGTTTGATTTCTGGTTAGGGGATAACGGTTTTGGTCCGTTCCTGAAAAAAGTACGTGAAGGAGCGCTGAATAATGGCTGA
- a CDS encoding Na(+)-translocating NADH-quinone reductase subunit A — protein sequence MIKIKKGLNLPIAGEPAQVIEDGPKIQHVALLGEEYVGMRPSMLVKEGERVVKGQVLFEDKKNPGVLFTSPACGQIIAINRGERRVLQSVVIEIDGDEQETFAAYTRDELSTLTQQQVEDNLIKSGMWTSLRTRPFSRSPQPGSSPVAIFVTAMDTNPLAADPVLVIQEQEQAFNDGLLVLSRLTEGKIHVCHGEGDLPKNTTHNQISYTQFAGPHPAGLAGTHIHFLEPVSIKKKVWSLNYQDVIAIGKLFVTGHLYTDRVISLAGPQVEKPRLLRTRLGADLYELTQGQLKAGENRIISGSVLWGVTCDDTHHYLGRFHNQVSVLAEGRDKELFGWIMPGVNKFTITRTTIGHFLKNKRFNFTTTMNGGERSMVPIGNYERVMPLDIMVTHLLRDLLAGDTDTSQELGCLELDEEDLGLCTYVCPAKYEYGPVLRDVLTKIELEG from the coding sequence ATGATTAAAATTAAAAAAGGCCTCAACCTTCCTATCGCAGGTGAGCCAGCCCAAGTGATAGAAGACGGCCCGAAAATTCAACACGTAGCTTTGCTAGGTGAGGAATATGTCGGAATGCGTCCTTCGATGCTGGTTAAAGAAGGTGAGCGTGTAGTTAAAGGACAGGTTCTTTTTGAAGATAAAAAGAACCCAGGGGTTTTGTTTACAAGCCCCGCCTGTGGTCAAATTATTGCGATTAATCGTGGTGAGCGTCGTGTGCTTCAATCTGTTGTCATCGAAATTGATGGTGACGAACAAGAAACTTTCGCAGCTTATACTCGTGATGAGCTATCAACGTTAACTCAACAGCAAGTTGAAGATAATTTGATAAAATCGGGTATGTGGACATCTTTAAGAACGCGTCCATTTAGCCGTTCACCTCAGCCTGGTTCTTCACCTGTCGCTATTTTTGTCACTGCAATGGATACTAACCCACTTGCAGCGGATCCTGTTTTAGTTATTCAAGAGCAAGAACAAGCATTTAACGATGGGCTTTTGGTTTTAAGTCGCTTAACGGAAGGTAAAATCCATGTGTGTCATGGAGAGGGAGACTTACCGAAGAACACAACACATAACCAAATTTCTTATACTCAGTTTGCAGGGCCGCATCCTGCTGGTTTAGCGGGAACTCATATTCATTTCTTAGAACCTGTTAGTATTAAGAAAAAAGTTTGGAGCCTTAATTACCAAGACGTTATTGCTATTGGTAAGCTATTTGTTACGGGTCACCTATACACAGACCGCGTAATTTCATTGGCAGGGCCACAAGTTGAAAAACCACGTCTTCTGCGTACTCGCCTAGGTGCTGATTTATATGAATTAACACAAGGTCAGCTTAAAGCAGGTGAAAACCGTATTATTTCGGGTTCAGTCCTTTGGGGCGTGACATGCGATGATACTCATCACTATCTTGGTCGTTTTCATAATCAAGTCTCAGTGTTAGCCGAAGGTCGCGATAAAGAATTATTTGGCTGGATTATGCCTGGTGTTAATAAATTTACGATTACTCGTACCACAATCGGGCACTTCTTGAAAAATAAACGCTTTAATTTTACAACGACAATGAACGGTGGCGAGCGTTCGATGGTACCAATTGGTAACTACGAGCGAGTCATGCCTCTTGATATCATGGTCACTCATTTATTGCGCGATCTCCTTGCCGGAGACACTGACACATCACAAGAATTGGGCTGTTTAGAGTTGGACGAAGAAGATTTAGGTTTATGTACCTACGTTTGCCCAGCGAAATATGAATATGGTCCGGTATTACGTGATGTTCTGACCAAGATTGAGCTAGAAGGGTGA
- a CDS encoding NADH:ubiquinone reductase (Na(+)-transporting) subunit B produces the protein MGLKNLFEKYEHHFEPGGKLEKYYALFEAVSTVFYTPGTVTKGRSHVRDTIDLKRMMILVWLAVFPAMFWGMYNVGNQAIPALHQLYSGVELQQVLASDWHYSLAQFLGASLSMDAGWGSKMLLGAVYFLPIYAVVFLVGGFWEVLFAMIRGHEINEGFFITSILFALIVPPTIPLWQAALGITFGVVVAKEIFGGTGRNFLNPALAGRAFLFFAYPAQISGDLVWTAADGFSGATPLSQWATGGEHALMNTVTHEPITWMQAFLGNMPGSIGEVSTLMLFIGGALIMFFRIASWRIVAGVMVGMIVMSYLFNAIGSDTNPLFAMPWWWHMVLGGFAFGMIFMATDPVSASFTDKGKWAYGILIGVMCVLIRVVNPAYPEGMMLAILFANLFAPLFDYLVVQANIKRRKARG, from the coding sequence ATGGGTCTGAAAAATTTATTTGAAAAGTATGAGCACCATTTCGAGCCCGGTGGAAAGCTAGAAAAATACTATGCGTTATTTGAAGCAGTTTCGACTGTTTTTTATACGCCGGGTACGGTAACAAAAGGGCGTTCTCATGTCAGGGATACCATCGACCTGAAACGTATGATGATATTGGTATGGCTAGCGGTTTTCCCAGCAATGTTTTGGGGAATGTATAACGTTGGTAACCAAGCTATCCCAGCATTGCACCAATTATATAGTGGGGTTGAGTTACAACAAGTTCTCGCGAGTGATTGGCATTATAGCTTAGCGCAGTTTTTAGGCGCATCGCTTTCGATGGATGCAGGGTGGGGAAGCAAAATGCTGCTGGGTGCAGTGTATTTTCTTCCTATCTATGCAGTCGTTTTCTTAGTCGGTGGTTTCTGGGAAGTGTTATTTGCCATGATCCGCGGCCATGAAATAAACGAAGGCTTCTTTATTACCTCGATTCTGTTTGCCTTGATCGTGCCGCCAACTATTCCTTTATGGCAGGCTGCATTAGGTATTACTTTCGGGGTTGTTGTCGCGAAAGAAATTTTTGGCGGAACTGGGCGTAACTTCTTAAACCCGGCATTAGCGGGGCGTGCTTTCTTATTCTTTGCTTACCCTGCTCAAATATCAGGTGACTTAGTTTGGACTGCCGCAGATGGCTTCTCTGGTGCAACACCATTATCACAATGGGCAACTGGTGGTGAGCATGCGCTAATGAACACGGTGACTCATGAACCTATTACTTGGATGCAAGCTTTTTTAGGTAACATGCCAGGTTCAATTGGTGAAGTGTCTACACTGATGCTGTTTATTGGTGGGGCTCTTATCATGTTCTTCCGCATCGCATCATGGCGTATTGTCGCTGGTGTGATGGTTGGTATGATCGTAATGTCCTACCTATTCAACGCTATCGGCTCTGATACCAACCCATTGTTTGCTATGCCATGGTGGTGGCACATGGTACTCGGTGGCTTCGCATTCGGTATGATTTTTATGGCGACAGACCCAGTATCAGCTTCATTCACAGACAAAGGTAAATGGGCGTACGGCATTTTGATCGGTGTAATGTGTGTCCTTATCAGGGTTGTTAACCCAGCTTATCCAGAAGGGATGATGCTGGCGATCCTATTCGCCAACCTGTTTGCTCCTCTGTTTGACTATCTGGTCGTTCAAGCAAATATTAAGCGGAGAAAAGCTCGTGGCTAA